The Manihot esculenta cultivar AM560-2 chromosome 11, M.esculenta_v8, whole genome shotgun sequence genome includes a region encoding these proteins:
- the LOC110626419 gene encoding protein ROLLING AND ERECT LEAF 2, with product MGVTSSKVEEDKALHLCRERKKFVRQALDGRCSLAAAHVAYVQSLKNVGTALSKFIESEAPIESSLYTSTNATPEPLALTEKSLSHFSISSPSLSHPVDANLSLSPSPPSSSRFHANHMKFRGFSSRKVEEKPPVVVTETLTSSSIPQNTTPRSLEKPETSPFEGSSVPPGTTPWDYFELLHPIDHELSFQELKEMKPGLENIDDVRRLREEEGIPELEDEEEKHSFHASEESEDSECEFDDPPADTLVRSFENVNRVQDHVAPSASPAMPSAGSVTSENELLNGEKSNSPHLSPLRTPTSAVAVSSETKKTPVKEDGTENKISPKDFFSSIKDIEYLFIKASEAGKEVPRMLEANKLHFRPIAPAKENGSVLSMFLKACLSCGEDPSQVQEEPAQNSVKYLTWHRTTSSRSSSSRNPLGSHARNDTEDLSGDTFENFCMISGSHASTLDRLYAWERKLYDEVKASSMVRREYDVKRTILRQLESKGENNNKIDKTRAVVKDLHSRIRVAIHRIDSISKRIEELRDKELQPQLEELIDGLSRMWEVMFECHKLQFHIISIAYKNGSAKISMQSESHRQITILLENELDSLSSCFTKWIGAQSSYLQAINDWLFKCVFLPEKPTKKKRKQPSPSLTLRRSGPPIYVTCGVWLEKLENLPAKAVADAMKGLAGETANLLPRQEKNQGKSSNLGLSKADNGSDSGINMLRDEASEDFISGFERFRLSLEGFLGQLNNFAECSVKMYEELKKSIQDAKNPPSQPPFQPQVV from the exons ATGGGGGTTACAAGTTCTAAAGTAGAAGAAGACAAGGCTTTGCATCTTTGTCGTGAAAGAAAGAAATTTGTTAGGCAGGCACTTGATGGCAGGTGCTCACTAGCAGCAGCTCACGTTGCGTATGTCCAGTCACTGAAAAATGTGGGAACTGCTTTAAGCAAGTTTATTGAATCTGAAGCTCCAATTGAATCTTCATTGTACACTTCCACTAATGCAACACCGGAGCCTCTTGCTTTAACTGAGAAGTCCCTTTCACATTTCTCAATCTCTTCTCCTTCTTTATCACACCCTGTGGATGCAAACCTTTCTCTGTCACCATCTCCCCCCAGCTCCAGCCGGTTTCATGCAAATCACATGAAATTTAGAGGATTTTCTTCCAGAAAAGTTGAAGAGAAGCCTCCTGTAGTTGTTACAGAGACTTTAACCTCATCCAGTATCCCACAGAATACTACACCTCGTTCCCTTGAAAAACCTGAAACATCACCATTTGAAGGCTCTTCAGTCCCACCAGGAACTACACCATGGGATTATTTTGAACTTCTTCATCCAATTGAccatgagctttctttccaagAACTAAAAGAAATGAAGCCAGGGTTGGAGAATATTGATGATGTAAGACGGCTTAGGGAAGAGGAGGGAATTCCTGAGTtggaagatgaagaagagaaaCATTCATTTCATGCAAGTGAAGAATCTGAAGATTCAGAATGTGAATTTGATGACCCTCCTGCAGATACCTTAGTTAGAAGTTTTGAAAATGTTAATAGGGTACAAGATCACGTTGCACCTAGTGCGTCACCTGCCATGCCTTCTGCTGGAAGTGTAACTTCAGAGAATGAGTTAttaaatggggagaaaagtaaCTCTCCTCATTTGTCACCGTTGAGAACTCCAACCTCAGCTGTAGCTGTTTCAtctgaaacaaagaaaacaccTGTAAAAGAAGATGGAACTGAAAATAAGATTTCCCCCAAGGACTTCTTTTCGAGCATAAAAGATATTGAATATCTGTTCATAAAAGCGTCTGAGGCTGGGAAAGAAGTGCCAAGGATGCTTGAAGCAAATAAGTTGCATTTCCGTCCAATAGCCCCAGCAAAAGAAA ATGGATCAGTGTTATCAATGTTTCTCAAGGCTTGTTTATCTTGTGGGGAAGACCCTAGTCAAGTTCAAGAAG AGCCTGCTCAAAATTCTGTGAAATACTTAACTTGGCATAGGACAACATCATCACGATCGTCTTCATCCAGGAATCCTCTTGGATCACATGCTAGGAATGACACTGAGGATCTCAGTGGTGATACTTTTGAAAATTTTTGCATGATCTCAGGCAGTCATGCTTCAACGTTGGATAGGCTATATGCTTGGGAGAGGAAACTTTATGATGAAGTAAAG GCTAGTTCGATGGTCAGAAGGGAATATGATGTCAAGCGCACAATCCTTAGGCAACTGGAATCTAAAGGAGAAAACAacaataaaattgataaaactcGTGCTGTTGTTAAGGATCTGCACTCGAGAATTAGAGTTGCAATTCACAGAATTGATTCCATATCAAAGAGGATTGAGGAATTGCGGGACAAAGAGCTTCAGCCACAACTCGAGGAATTAATTGATGG cctaagccggATGTGGGAGGTGATGTTTGAATGCCACAAGCTTCAGTTCCACATTATATCGATAGCATACAAAAACGGGAGCGCCAAAATCTCTATGCAGTCGGAGTCACATCGGCAGATCACTATCCTTCTAGAAAATGAACTTGATTCTCTGTCATCATGTTTTACAAAGTGGATTGGTGCTCAGAGTTCCTATCTTCAGGCTATAAATGACTGGCTCTTCAAATGTGTCTTTCTTCCAGAAAAACCTACtaagaagaaaaggaaacaaCCATCCCCTTCTTTAACTTTGAGAAGAAGTGGCCCTCCAATATATGTAACCTGTGGCGTCTGGTTAGAGAAGCTTGAGAACTTGCCTGCAAAGGCGGTTGCGGATGCTATGAAGGGTTTGGCAGGAGAAACTGCTAACCTTTTACCCCGCCAAGAAAAAAACCAAGGGAAGAGTTCAAACCTAGGATTGTCAAAGGCTGATAATGGTAGTGATTCAGGAATTAATATGTTGAGGGATGAAGCTTCTGAAGACTTCATTTCAGGTTTTGAGCGATTTCGATTGAGCTTGGAGGGGTTTCTTGGCCAGTTGAATAACTTTGCAGAGTGTTCTGTAAAAATGTATGAAGAACTCAAGAAGTCGATCCAGGATGCTAAGAATCCCCCATCACAACCTCCATTCCAGCCGCAAGTTGTTTAA